One part of the Arabidopsis thaliana chromosome 1 sequence genome encodes these proteins:
- a CDS encoding LOW protein: exocyst complex component-like protein (BEST Arabidopsis thaliana protein match is: exocyst complex component 84B (TAIR:AT5G49830.1); Has 132 Blast hits to 132 proteins in 25 species: Archae - 0; Bacteria - 0; Metazoa - 7; Fungi - 0; Plants - 117; Viruses - 0; Other Eukaryotes - 8 (source: NCBI BLink).) gives MESSEEDDEYPFIESITPQSKIDSVHQSLTEKGIRKLCCELMDLKDAVENMCGDMRTKYLAFLRISEEAVEMEHELVELRKHISSQGILVQDLMAGVCREMDDWNRLPGDVHDAEVEEDPLPNEVTDPKSEFLEKIDLLLAEHKVDEALEAMDAEERSSPDLKGSVEMSSYKSAFMERKAVLEDQLLRIAKQPSICVAELKHALIGLIRLGKGPSAHQLLLKFYATSLRRRIEAFLPSCLTCPNTFPATLSKLVFSNISVATKESAAMFGDDDNPAYSNKVVQWAEREVEYLVRLVKENASPSETASALRAASICLQDCLNYCKVLEPQGLFLSKLFLVLFRPYVEEVLELNFRRARRVIFDLNETDEGLESPSDFVTILSEFAIASDTMMTDCSIRFMQIVQDILEQLTHLVVLHFGESVLTRILQLYDKYIDFLIKALPGHSDEDGLPELQDNTVLARAETDSEQLALLGAAFTILDELLPRSLVKVWKLQIENGGGEGENSAALNSSAAPELKEWKRHMVQAFDKLRNYFCLQFVLSFIYSREGLTRLDALIYLTETPDDLHLPSLPFQALFSKLQQLAIIAGDVLLGKEKLQKILLARLTETVIIWLSNEQEFWSAFEDESNPLQPSGLQQLILDMNFTVEIARFAGYPFKVVQNHASVVINRAINIFSERGINPQSSLPKTEWFTEAAKSAINRLLMGSEDASEPEEYECEEEEEDDHHIVLPEMDDDSDSEDTSSLSTVDSFESFASASMADLESPSFTDSES, from the exons ATGGAGAGCAGCGAGGAAGACGACGAGTACCCATTTATAGAAAGCATCACTCCTCAGTCAAAGATCGATTCCGTTCACCAGTCTCTCACCGAAAAG GGGATTAGAAAGCTTTGCTGTGAGCTTATGGATTTAAAGGATGCTGTGGAAAATATGTGCGGTGATATGCGTACCAAGTACCTTGCTTTCTTAAG AATATCTGAAGAAGCGGTGGAGATGGAGCATGAGTTGGTTGAGCTACGGAAACATATTTCTTCTCAGGGGATTCTTGTGCAGGATCTGATGGCTGGAGTTTGCCGTGAGATGGATGATTGGAATCGATTACCTGGTGATGTACATGACGCTGAAGTCGAAGAGGACCCCTTGCCTAATGAAGTAACCGATCCAAAGTCTGAGTTCCTGGAGAAAATTGACCTTCTTTTGGCTGAACATAAAGTGGATGAAGCACTGGAGGCAATGGATGCTGAGGAAAGAAGCAGTCCAGATCTTAAAGGATCAGTCGAGATGTCTTCTTACAAGTCTGCCTTTATGGAAAGAAAGGCGGTTCTTGAGGATCAGCTCCTTAGGATCGCTAAACAACCCTCGATTTGTGTAGCTGAATTGAAGCATGCATTGATTGGGTTAATCAGACTTGGAAAAGGACCTTCAGCTCACCAATTGCTTCTAAAGTTTTACGCCACAAGCCTCCGCAGAAGAATCGAGGCCTTTCTCCCTTCATGTTTGACTTGCCCAAACACGTTTCCTGCTACTCTCTCTAAGCTTGTTTTCTCTAACATCTCAGTGGCTACAAAAGAATCCGCAGCCATGTTTGGTGACGATGATAATCCCGCATATTCCAACAAAGTTGTTCAATGGGCAGAGAGGGAAGTTGAATATTTGGTGCGGTTGGTTAAAGAAAACGCTTCTCCTTCCGAAACAGCTTCTGCATTGCGGGCAGCCAGTATATGTCTTCAAGATTGTCTTAACTATTGCAAAGTGTTGGAACCACAAGGCTTATTTCTGTCTAAGCTATTTTTGGTGCTGTTCCGACCTTATGTTGAAGAAGTGTTGGAGTTGAATTTTAGACGGGCTCGAAGGGTTATCTTTGACTTGAATGAAACTGATGAGGGCTTGGAATCACCCTCTGACTTTGTGACAATATTATCTGAATTCGCTATCGCTTCAGATACTATGATGACTGATTGTAGCATTCGATTCATGCAAATTGTGCAA GACATACTTGAGCAGTTAACACACCTAGTTGTGTTACACTTTGGTGAGAGTGTACTAACGAGGATATTGCAACTATATGATAAATACATCGACTTTCTGATCAAAGCCTTGCCTGGCCATTCAGATGAGGATGGTCTACCTGAGCTCCAAGATAATACCGTACTCGCTAGAGCTGAGACAGATTCTGAGCAGCTTGCGCTTCTTGGAGCTGCGTTTACAATACTTGACGAACTTTTACCAAGATCACTTGTTAAAGTCTGGAAACTCCAGATTGAAAATGGCGGAGGAGAAGGTGAGAATAGTGCCGCTCTAAACAGTAGTGCTGCACCGGAACTGAAAGAATGGAAACGCCATATGGTTCAAGCATTTGACAAACTCAGAAACTACTTCTGTCTGCAGTTTGTCTTGAGCTTCATCTACTCTAGGGAAGGACTAACGCGATTAGACGCACTCATTTATTTAACCGAAACACCAGATGACTTGCATCTGCCGTCTTTACCGTTTCAG GCATTGTTTTCTAAGCTACAACAGTTGGCCATAATTGCTGGGGATGTTCTGCTTGGTAAAGAGAAGCTGCAAAAGATTCTACTAGCGAGATTAACAGAGACGGTTATAATCTGGCTATCAAACGAGCAGGAGTTTTGGAGTGCATTCGAGGACGAGTCAAATCCACTTCAGCCATCTGGATTGCAACAG TTGATCCTCGACATGAACTTCACAGTGGAGATAGCCAGGTTTGCAGGTTATCCATTTAAAGTAGTTCAGAACCATGCATCAGTGGTGATCAATCGAGCCATCAACATATTCTCGGAAAGAGGCATCAACCCACAAAG CTCACTCCCGAAGACAGAGTGGTTCACAGAAGCCGCCAAGTCAGCTATCAACAGGCTACTCATGGGGTCTGAGGATGCTTCAGAACCGGAAGAATATgagtgtgaagaagaagaagaagacgatcaTCACATCGTCCTCCCTGAGATGGATGACGACTCAGATTCCGAAGATACATCTTCACTCTCCACAGTGGACTCGTTCGAGTCATTTGCCTCTGCAAGCATGGCTGACCTAGAGAGTCCATCTTTCACCGATTCTGAGTCTTGA